The Anaerolineae bacterium sequence TGCAAGTCGGACATCAGCATATCCAGCATCACCAGGTCGGGCTGTTTCTGTTCGAAAAGCTGAAGGCCCTCTTTGCCGGTGAGCGCAGTCAACACGCGGAAGCCGGCGTCCGTCAGGGTCACTTCCAGCAGTTTGATGTTCAGCCGGTCGTCGTCAATCAGAAGCACGGTCTGCTTCGGTTCTTCGACGGTCGGGGGTGGGACAGCCGGCCGGCCCTCACGGATTCGCTCCACAAATTCCAGGAGCCGTTCCACTGGCACGGGTTTCTGCAGAACCAGGTCTGCCGAAAGGAAGGCATCTGCCAGCCCAAGACCATTTTCCCGGAGCGGCTTGACCGCTTCGATGTCGAAGGGGGAGAGGAGGATGATCGGGATGCCGGCCAGCGCGGGATCGGTTTTGACATGCTCACAGATGACGAAGCCATCCCGCTTGGGGAGCAGCGCGTCCACCACGGCCAGGAAGGGCTTTAGTGTTCGAAGCTTTGCCAGACCTTCCTCGCCATCATGGGCCGTCCAGACCCGATAGCCCTGCCTCTGCAGGGCCTGGGCATAGATGGAGGCTTGCGTGGGGTCCTCGAGAATGAACAGGATCGAGTATCCCGCTTCCTGTGCCGGCATACTGGGTGTCCCTCCGGGCAAGATGATACCCTAAACCAGGGGGAGTGTCAAGAGGTGAAGCCGCCGGCAGGGGCAATTCGCCGCTCGATTTAATCTTGCATTAACCCACCAGAGATAGGATAACGGAGACAGTCCTGGGAAAGTTTGCTGCGCAGTGCGGGAAGGCGTCAGAAAAGTACGGAGGAGGGTTTCCTATGAGAAACATGCAACAGCGTGTAGGGGTATTGGTGGGGATAATGTTGATCCTGAGCTTGCTGGCCGGCTGTGGTTGGGCGGGGACCGTGCGCACTCTCGTCAGCCCGGCTATCACGGCGGTGGCGGAGATCGCTTCGACGCCGACACCCACGCCCGCTCCGCAGAAGGCGGCGACCGCCGCGCCGGCGGTGCAGTCCAGCGCTCTGCCGGCCGGCGTCCTCGAAGAGGAAGAGCTGTTGACGCGTATGTACGAGGAGGTCAGCCCATCCGTGGTGCACATCCGGGTGGCCCAGCAGGTCTCAGGTCTCTCCGGCTTCGCCGATGACCTATATCGGCGCGGTGAAGGCTCGGGCTTCGTCTGGGACACAGAAGGCCATATCGTCACCAATGACCACGTGGTCGAGGATGCCACTATTGTGGAAGTGCATTTCAAGGATGGGACCATTCTGGAGGCGGATGTCATCGGCACGGACCCGCAGAGCGATATCGCCGTGATCAATGTGGACCCAACCCAGGTCGCGCTGAAGCCGGTGATCCTGGGAGATTCAGACCAGGTGAAGGTGGGACAGCTTGCTGTGGCTATCGGTAACCCCTTCGGCCAGACCTGGACGATGACGCGCGGCATCGTCAGCGCGGTGGGGCGCGTGATTCAATCGGGCCTCTCCCGCTTCTCCATCCCGGAGGTCATTCAGACTGACGCGGCCATCAACCCGGGCAACTCCGGCGGCCCCCTGCTGAACAGCCGCGGAGAGGTTATCGGCATGAACACCATGATCATCTCTCAGACGGGGAGCAGTTCCGGCGTCGGCTTCGCGGTGCCGAGCAACATTATCGCCAAGGTGGTGCCGGCGCTCATCGCCAAAGGCTCATATGCCTATCCGTGGCTGGGCATCACGGGGCGTGATCTCCTGCCGCAGGACGTGAAGGCCCTGGACCTGCCGGTGCGCCGGGGCGCGCTGGTGCTGGACGTGGCCGCCGGCAGTCCAGCGGACAAGGCCGGCCTGCGCGGCAGTGAGCGCGTCATCCGTGTGCAAGGCCAGGAGTTAACTACCGGCGGTGATGTCATCATCGCCATAGACGACACGCCGGTAACCGGCATGGATCAGCTCATCTCGTACCTGGTGCGCAAGACCCAGCCCGGCCAGCAGGTGACGCTGACCATCATCCGGGATGGGAAGGAAAAGAAGGTCACCGTCACCCTGGCGGAGCGGCCGAAGGAATAAAGGACGGTGGTGATTTCGCGTTCTGGCCTGGGATGAATATATTCATACGGCGTACGCGCAGGTGTCCCAGGGGGCGGCCAGCCGGCATCCCCCCTGGGACACCATCCCGTATCGAGGAGGGATGGCTGGAAATGATCGATGTCAAGCATCTCAGTAAATCGTACGGCATGGTGCAGGCGGTCAAGGATGTGAGCTTCCATGTGGACGCCGGCGAAGTCATCGGCTTACTGGGGCCCAACGGCGCCGGCAAGACCACCCTGATGAAAATCCTCACCGGCTATCTTCAGCCGGATGAGGGAGAAGTGTGGATCGACGGCATTGATGTGGTGGCCGACCCGCTGGCAGTGCAGTCCCGCATCGGCTATCTGCCGGAGAACGCCCCCCTGTATCCGGAGCTGACAGTACAGGCGTACCTGCGGCTGATGGCCGATCTGCGGCAAATCCCAGCGGAGCAACAGCCGGCCCTGCTGACCGAGGCCATCCTGGCGGCCGGCCTGCAGGATTACCTGACCCGCCCCATCGGCGAATTGAGCAAGGGGTACCGCCAGCGCGTGGGCATCGCCCAGGCCATCCTGCACAAGCCCAAACTGCTCATCCTGGACGAGCCAACAGTGGGCCTGGACCCCACCCAGGTGCTGGAAGTGCGCCGGCTCATCCGCCGGCTGGCCAAAAACAGCACCATTCTCCTCTCCACGCACATCCTTTCCGAGGTGGAAGCCACCTGCCAGCGCGTCATCATCCTGATGAACGGCGAGGTCAAGGCGGATGCCCGCCTGCAGGAGCTGGAAGCCACCTCGGAGGCCGTGCTGGTGCTGGGGGAGGCAGTGCCTGGCGCCCTGACGGCGCTGAAGGGCCTGCCCGGTGTGCGTTCGGTGGAGCGGTTCGACACGCCGCATGGGGTGGAATATCACATCCGCGGTGAGAACGGGGTGGATGTGCGGCCGGCGGTCTTCCGGCTGGCACGGGAGCAGAACTGGCCGGTGTATGAACTGCGGCGTCATGTGCGCACCCTAGAAGCGGTCTTCAATGAGCTGGCGACCTCTGCCGGCAGTATACCAGCCAAAGCGAAGGAGGTGCGTGCGGCATGAAATCGGCATGGAATCAGGTCCTGGCAGTAGCGCGCAAGGAACTGCGGGCCTATTTCGGCTCTCCGATGGCCTTCATCTTCGTCGGGGTGTTCCTCGTCGTCACCCTCTTCACCTTCTTCTGGGTGGATACCTTCTTCGCCCGCAACATCGCCGATGTGCGGCCGCTGTTCCGCTGGATGCCGGTGCTGATGATCTTCCTGGTGGCGGCACTGACCATGCGGCAGTGGAGCGAGGAGCAGCGCGCCGGCACGCTGGAGGTGCTGATGACCCTGCCAGTGCGGCCGGCGGTGCTGGTGCTGGGCAAGTTCCTTGCCACCATGGCGCTCATCGCCCTGGCGGTGGCGCTGACCATTTTTCTGCCCATTAC is a genomic window containing:
- a CDS encoding trypsin-like peptidase domain-containing protein; the encoded protein is MRNMQQRVGVLVGIMLILSLLAGCGWAGTVRTLVSPAITAVAEIASTPTPTPAPQKAATAAPAVQSSALPAGVLEEEELLTRMYEEVSPSVVHIRVAQQVSGLSGFADDLYRRGEGSGFVWDTEGHIVTNDHVVEDATIVEVHFKDGTILEADVIGTDPQSDIAVINVDPTQVALKPVILGDSDQVKVGQLAVAIGNPFGQTWTMTRGIVSAVGRVIQSGLSRFSIPEVIQTDAAINPGNSGGPLLNSRGEVIGMNTMIISQTGSSSGVGFAVPSNIIAKVVPALIAKGSYAYPWLGITGRDLLPQDVKALDLPVRRGALVLDVAAGSPADKAGLRGSERVIRVQGQELTTGGDVIIAIDDTPVTGMDQLISYLVRKTQPGQQVTLTIIRDGKEKKVTVTLAERPKE
- a CDS encoding ATP-binding cassette domain-containing protein, yielding MIDVKHLSKSYGMVQAVKDVSFHVDAGEVIGLLGPNGAGKTTLMKILTGYLQPDEGEVWIDGIDVVADPLAVQSRIGYLPENAPLYPELTVQAYLRLMADLRQIPAEQQPALLTEAILAAGLQDYLTRPIGELSKGYRQRVGIAQAILHKPKLLILDEPTVGLDPTQVLEVRRLIRRLAKNSTILLSTHILSEVEATCQRVIILMNGEVKADARLQELEATSEAVLVLGEAVPGALTALKGLPGVRSVERFDTPHGVEYHIRGENGVDVRPAVFRLAREQNWPVYELRRHVRTLEAVFNELATSAGSIPAKAKEVRAA